From one Babylonia areolata isolate BAREFJ2019XMU chromosome 35, ASM4173473v1, whole genome shotgun sequence genomic stretch:
- the LOC143277977 gene encoding uncharacterized protein LOC143277977, with the protein MRDAVVIVVLAYFYCTAIIIVIGVFSRTLVMYNNNNQETHKTTYGMWEMCTAPFSNPNNGFCVLFDWQNRVLDSVAADRVRTILAFGTMTFIGAVLILTSPCFLPVLFYYRVKTNVMACLFLGTVIFTGVMGSVTWSVLGAYFKDVMVDDVLFVTYGWGGTVFRVGVGMTSPILPVTLVYMFTGKNAINAVKPEPEKVVVP; encoded by the exons ATGCGAGACGCAGTAGTGATTGTCGTTCTGGCTTATTTCTACTGCACTGCTATTATtattg tgatAGGCGTTTTCTCCAGAACCCTGgtcatgtacaacaacaacaaccaggaaacGCACAAAACAACGTACGGCATGTGGGAGATGTGCACAGCTCCCTTCAGCAACCCCAACAATGGGTTCTGCGTGCTCTTCGATTGGCAGAACCGAGTTCTTGACTCTGTGGCTGCtg ATCGAGTGCGTACCATTTTGGCCTTCGGAACGATGACGTTTATTGGCGCGGTGTTGATTTTGACGTCACCGTGTTTTCTGCCAGTGTTGTTCTACTACCGAGTCAAAACCAATGTCATGGCCTGTCTCTTTCTGGGGACTGTTATCTTCACGG gcGTGATGGGCAGCGTCACGTGGAGTGTGCTGGGGGCCTACTTCAAAGACGTCATGGTGGACGACGTGCTCTTCGTGACCTACGGGTGGGGAGGCACGGTGTTCCGGGTCGGGGTGGGCATGACGTCGCCCATCTTGCCCGTCACCCTCGTCTACATGTTCACTGGGAAGAACGCCATCAACGCCGTCAAGCCAGAGCCCGAGAAGGTCGTGGTGCCGTAG
- the LOC143278015 gene encoding uncharacterized protein LOC143278015 produces MTLIFKSRHFKRTFLVVMLIGGMWYLFATRAREDAKRKETRKESTLTLQDRMQEILAARECYGDGGGGGEVGQGWAAPAPNVKAEVSGWDGYGSKLFNNNNNNNNNNNNVGAGYRVWNTNAYENQLLNSPFNNFQPANPAVPYQNLINQRNINYQQPFVAVPQIPEQQQLQQQLQQQQQHPYQFIPEPTPNLNQFVPKSLPPNPDQLVPNPDPNMNAFSGPKQDPNTLSDTGVMKNPPGSNIKGENMAPESQVIMMANPDKTKESNVVKNTQLVADNPQKDSNKRMEASKLSTNHTEETKHDPDSKQMPPKSSMQNDHASKNDQVGSSHSSGAKPLVDETDPKERVVGEPVSRNITLPRRVDVQLSLLAGQEVAKSGQGQAELSQYRSGDAQLPHDSFVSHSENNNNNNNNNNPDPRFNTPNLPPPNTPFHLPPAEIPFFMQQQQQQQQQQANQPFPNSQQGKIQLPNMQLAAKIPMATDPHSSDSSERQNFVRRFLSKIFSTNTNANANDNNDQNLDNSIVQAIPGPNSASSQTMEQVSRMGVRTGMVPGPPSSLESVPEGLGFHVGKLANLSPQSPPPPPPPRQQEGSGFSPLSGSPGGGTGFGNSAKAPSRLPWNIGTPPPEGAIKEKEKKGGVGERAGGAEGSLQGSQVKKGAATSPGDLRFVPMVTRDKTRWREEVCPKQKDLEIRTLRTPLGAVPLYTGPRGTNLTDRDVNNAFGAEWNLRGVGTLFDRCFLSGENISLVDVGSGVGQVALTASRLASQVYAIEPIDALAHTLCSSVIDLHYDNVHVIHNAVSDDRGKVSFRKGTTITSTDPASSSSSSSSSSSSSSSSSSSSYTVDTRNKSKVDPNAPTAFAIKLDDILRLYRISKAVLKIDVEGFEGRVLAGANKFLNTVDIPCILMEWDKVQSLKEFGGSYVFDVLSNRGYFPHDVNTLMPLKVVFRRMHEWPREVLWAKIGSSPVKV; encoded by the exons atgacgCTCATCTTCAAATCCCGTCACTTCAAACGCACCTTCCTCGTCGTCATGCTCATTGGAGGCATGTGGTACCTTTTCGCCACACGGGCGCGGGAGGACGCAAAACGGAAAGAAACACGCAAGGAAAGCACCCTCACCCTCCAAGACCGCATGCAGGAGATCCTTGCCGCCAGAGAATG ttacGGGgacggtggagggggaggggaagtgggacAGGGGTGGGCAGCTCCAGCGCCGAACGTGAAGGCTGAGGTTTCTGGCTGGGATGGTTACGGTTCCAagctgttcaacaacaacaacaacaacaacaacaacaacaacaacgttggcGCCGGCTACAGAGTGTGGAACACCAACGCCTACGAGAACCAGCTCCTCAACTCCCCCTTCAACAACTTCCAACCTGCCAACCCGGCGGTGCCGTATCAAAACTTGATAAACCAGAGAAACATCAACTACCAACAGCCGTTCGTTGCCGTTCCCCAAATccccgaacaacaacaactacaacaacagctacaacaacagcagcaacaccctTACCAGTTCATTCCTGAACCAACTCCAAACCTAAACCAGTTCGTGCCGAAATCACTTCCTCCAAATCCAGACCAGCTTGTTCCAAACCCCGATCCTAACATGAACGCCTTCTCAGGCCCCAAGCAAGATCCGAACACTCTCTCAGACACTGGGGTGATGAAAAACCCTCCTGGATCAAACATTAAAGGCGAAAACATGGCACCGGAATCACAGGTGATCATGATGGCGAATCCTGACAAAACCAAAGAAAGTAATGTTGTCAAAAACACACAGCTTGTCGCTGACAATCCACAGAAAGATTCTAATAAGAGGATGGAAGCATCCAAACTTTCAACCAACCATACAGAAGAAACCAAACACGACCCAGATTCCAAACAAATGCCTCCAAAGTCCAGCATGCAGAACGATCACGCCAGCAAGAACGATCAAGTTGGAAGCTCCCACTCCAGCGGAGCCAAACCCCTTGTTGACGAGACTGACCCGAAAGAAAGAGTTGTTGGTGAGCCTGTTTCAAGGAACATAACCCTTCCACGTAGAGTTGATGTCCAGTTGTCTCTCCTTGCTGGGCAAGAAGTTGCAAAGAGTGGTCAGGGGCAAGCAGAGCTGTCACAGTATCGGTCTGGTGATGCTCAGCTCCCACACGATTCTTTCGTCTCCcacagcgaaaacaacaacaacaacaacaacaacaacaacccggaTCCACGATTCAACACCCCCAACCTTCCACCCCCTAACACACCCTTCCACCTACCACCAGCAGAAATCCCCTTCTTcatgcagcaacagcaacaacaacaacaacaacaagccaaccAACCATTCCCCAACTCCCAACAAGGAAAAATCCAGTTGCCCAATATGCAGCTGGCAGCGAAAATCCCCATGGCCACAGATCCTCACTCATCAGACTCTTCAGAACGTCAGAATTTTGTGCGTAGATTCTTGTCCAAAATCTTCAGCACTAACACCAACGCCAAcgccaacgacaacaacgaccagAACCTCGACAACAGTATCGTTCAGGCAATACCTGGACCCAACTCTGCTTCCTCGCAGACAATGGAGCAGGTTTCTAGGATGGGGGTACGGACGGGAATGGTACCAGGACCGCCGTCCTCCCTCGAGTCTGTTCCCGAGGGTTTGGGCTTCCACGTGGGAAAGTTGGCGAACCTCTCCCCTcagtcacctccacctccacctcctccacgacAGCAAGAAGGGTCCgggttctctcccctgtctgGCTCACCGGGAGGCGGGACTGGTTTCGGGAACAGTGCAAAGGCTCCTTCTCGTCTTCCGTGGAACATTG GGACCCCGCCGCCAGAGGGCGCCatcaaggagaaggagaagaaggggggtgtTGGTGAGCGGGCAGGGGGAGCGGAGGGGTCACTGCAGGGGTCACAGGTCAAGAAAGGAGCCGCCACTTCCCCCGGCGATCTTCGCTTCGTTCCCATGGTGACACGGGACAAGACTCGCTGGAGG GAGGAGGTGTGTCCGAAGCAGAAGGACCTGGAGATTCGAACCCTGAGAACCCCACTAGGGGCCGTGCCTCTCTACACGGGGCCCCGTGGCACCAACCTCACCGACCGTGACGTCAACAACGCCTTCGGTGCGGAGTGGAACCTCCGCGGCGTGGGAACCCTCTTTGACAG GTGTTTTCTGAGCGGGGAGAACATCTCCCTGGTGGACGTAGGGTCTGGCGTGGGGCAGGTGGCCCTGACTGCATCCCGCCTGGCTAGCCAGGTCTACGCCATAGAGCCCATAGACGCCCTGGCCCACACTCTCTGCAGCTCCGTCATAGACCTTCACTACGACAACGTGCACGTCATTCACAACGCTGTGTCTGATGACAGAGGGAAG GTATCCTTCAGAAAAGGCACCACAATCACAAGCACCGACCCtgcatcatcatcctcttcctcttcctcctcttcctcctcctcgtcctcctcctcctcctcctcctacacggTGGACACGAGGAACAAATCCAAAGTGGATCCCAACGCCCCAACAGCCTTCGCCATCAAACTGGACGACATCCTACGTCTGTACAGAATCTCCAAAGCCGTCCTCAAGATCGACGTGGAAGGCTTCGAAGGGAGGGTCCTTGCCGGAGCCAACAAGTTCCTGAACACCGTAGACATCCCTTGCATCTTGATGGAGTGGGACAAGGTGCAGTCTCTCAAGGAGTTTGGCGGAAGTTACGTGTTTGACGTGCTGTCCAATCGAGGGTACTTCCCTCACGATGTGAACACTCTGATGCCCCTCAAGGTAGTGTTTCGTCGCATGCACGAGTGGCCTAGAGAAGTCCTCTGGGCCAAGATCGGGTCCAGCCCTGTCAAAGTGTAG